Proteins encoded within one genomic window of Candidatus Syntrophocurvum alkaliphilum:
- a CDS encoding endonuclease III domain-containing protein: MLSNNEKLLMQIYNSLLGHFGPQEWWPAESKLEIIIGAILTQAVAWRNVEKAINNLKNKNLIDAHKLLDIEEEELALLIKPALYNYQKAKKIKVFMNYLIDNYDGNLDLMFNNSLHKLRNELLSIWGIGEETADSILLYAGNYPIFVVDAYTKRIFYRVSLTSEKISYKEMQQFLQQNLQPSVEVYNEYHALIVSLGAVYCKKKNPLCNSCPIIKNCKFQKGK, encoded by the coding sequence ATGTTATCAAATAATGAAAAGTTATTAATGCAAATATATAATTCATTATTAGGGCATTTTGGCCCTCAAGAATGGTGGCCTGCTGAGTCTAAATTAGAAATAATTATTGGTGCAATCCTTACTCAAGCAGTAGCATGGAGAAATGTTGAAAAAGCAATTAATAACTTAAAAAATAAAAATTTAATTGATGCACACAAGTTATTAGATATAGAAGAAGAGGAACTAGCTTTATTAATAAAACCTGCATTATACAATTATCAAAAAGCAAAAAAAATAAAAGTATTTATGAACTATTTAATTGACAATTATGACGGAAATTTAGATTTAATGTTTAATAACTCTTTGCACAAATTACGTAATGAATTATTATCAATATGGGGAATTGGTGAAGAAACTGCAGACTCTATTCTTTTATATGCTGGTAATTATCCAATATTTGTTGTTGATGCATATACAAAAAGGATTTTTTACCGAGTTAGTTTAACAAGTGAAAAAATATCTTATAAAGAAATGCAACAATTTCTACAGCAAAATTTACAACCAAGTGTTGAAGTATATAATGAGTATCATGCATTAATAGTTTCACTAGGTGCAGTTTATTGCAAAAAGAAAAATCCTTTATGTAACAGTTGTCCAATTATTAAAAATTGCAAATTTCAGAAGGGAAAATAA
- a CDS encoding tRNA threonylcarbamoyladenosine dehydratase yields the protein MEAFKRTKLLIGQDGLDILKQSSVLIVGLGGVGSYATEAIVRCGVGNITIVDYDYIQQSNLNRQIPALTSTVGKLKTEVMANRILDINPFVNLKVINDSYNEKTSKDILTRYDYTIDAIDSLPDKIHLIKTCINKNQPIVSSMGMANRLDPLKLKVEDISKTSCCPMARKIRKELRILGVEKGLKVVFSEEIPEKLKEEDSDTKLGSISFVPSTAGLILASVAINNILANGEL from the coding sequence ATGGAAGCATTTAAGAGGACTAAGCTACTAATTGGTCAAGATGGCTTAGATATATTAAAGCAATCCTCAGTTTTGATAGTTGGATTAGGAGGAGTAGGGTCTTATGCAACTGAGGCTATAGTTAGATGTGGTGTAGGAAATATTACAATAGTTGACTATGACTACATACAACAAAGCAATCTTAACAGGCAAATACCTGCTTTAACCTCAACAGTTGGAAAACTAAAAACAGAAGTTATGGCAAATAGAATTTTAGATATTAACCCATTTGTAAATTTAAAAGTTATAAATGATTCATACAACGAAAAAACAAGTAAAGATATCTTAACACGATACGACTATACTATAGATGCTATTGATTCTTTACCTGATAAAATACATCTTATTAAAACTTGTATAAACAAAAACCAACCAATCGTAAGCAGTATGGGAATGGCTAACAGGTTAGATCCATTAAAACTCAAAGTTGAAGATATATCAAAAACATCCTGTTGTCCTATGGCAAGAAAAATCAGAAAAGAGTTAAGGATCTTAGGGGTTGAAAAAGGTCTTAAAGTAGTATTCTCCGAAGAAATCCCTGAAAAATTAAAGGAAGAAGATAGTGATACAAAATTAGGTAGTATATCATTTGTACCATCTACAGCAGGATTAATTTTAGCAAGTGTAGCAATTAATAATATATTAGCAAATGGTGAACTATAA